The DNA region TTTGGACAGTTATGACGCGAAACTGCGTACGGCGCAAGCAGATTTGGCCAGTGCGATTGCGAGTCAAAGCAGCGCCGAGCAGCAATATGAATACGGCAAGATAACCGCACCGGTTGACGGTGTTGTGGCCAATTTGACGGCGACTGTCGGACAGGTGGTGGCAGCGGGTACATCATTGATGTCGGTGCAAGACATTAGCGAGGTCTATGCGATCGTCAATGTCGAACAAAAAGATCTGGCAAAAGTGGCGATCGGACAGGCGGCTGCAGTGACGGTCGACACGTATGCCGATAAAATTTTTAGCGGAACAATCGACACCATAAATCCGGAAGCCGGTTCGGCGAATCGTATGTTCAGCACTAAGATAAAAATTGAAAATCCGGCAGGGCTTTTAAAAGCGGGTATGTTTGTCAAAGCGCAGTTGGCGACGGGGGCCGCGGTAGACGTGATTACGGTACCGCAAGCGGCCGTGATGCAAAAACAGGGTTTATATTATCTCTTTACAGCGGAAGAAAACAAGGCGATAAGGCATCAAATTGAAGTCGGCGAAGTAAATGGCGACATGATTCAGATCAAATCAGGTATCGTAGCCGGGGTACGTGTCATCGCCAGCAATGTCAACAAGTTGAAAAACGGTGATTCAATTCGCTGCGAAGAATAGAGGAATAAAAATGAATCTTACGTCAATCAGTTTAAAGAGACCCGTATTTGCCACGGTAATCATTTTGGCGTTGGTTGTTTTAGGACTGTTTAGCTATCACTCACTGGACGTCGACGAATATCCGAATGTCGAAATTCCCGTTGTCGGGATTACGGTAAAATATAACGGCGCATCACCGGAGCAGATCGAATCGAAAGTGACGAAGAAGGTCGAAGAAGCGGTGAGTTCGGTATCGGGCGTTGACCATATTTCATCAACGATTACCGAAGGGCAATCCCTTACGATTGTTGAATTTACGCTTGAGACGTCGCCAGCGACAGCGGCGCAAGACGTACGCGATAAAATCGGCAGTGTAGTCGGCGAACTTCCGACCGATTCTGAAACGCCGGTTATCAGTCGTTTTGATCCTTCGGCGACGCCGATTATATCGCTGACTCTCACCGGCGATCAAAGTCTGCGCGAGCTAACGACGCTTGTCAATGATGTGATCAGTAAACGTCTGGAAACGGTTGGCGGAGTTGCATCCGTAAAAATTAAAGGGGCGACAGAGCGGGAGATTAAGATTAATCTGGATCGGGATAAAATTGCCGCATATAAATTGACGATTCCCCAGATTAAGAGCAGTTTGAGCAGTGAAAACATCGATACGCCAGGCGGAAAAGTGACGGATGGTAAGCATGAAACGACAGTCCGCTCGGTGGGCGCGATTACAGATCCTAAACAGTTTTTGGCGCTGCCGATTGCACAGCGCAACGGCGTGCAGTTGTATGTGAGCAATATTGCAAGCGTCGAGGACGGAACAGTGGATGCCACTGAAATTACAAAATTGAATGATCAAGAAGCGATCGGCATCGAAGTCATGAAGCAATCGGGCGGCAACACGGTTGCGGTCGCCAAGAATGTAAAAAAGGAAGTTGAAAAAATAAAAAAAGATTTGCCAGCGGGAGTTGAGCTGAAAGTCATACGTGACAACTCTGTGACGATCAGCGACTCCATTAACGATGTATTGCTAAACATCATCATCGGCGGTGTGCTGGCGGTCGGCATTGTTTTCTTATTCTTAGGAAACTGGCGTAGTACGCTGATTGCGGCGATTGCGATACCGACATCAATCATTACCACATTTTTGGCGATGAAGGCGTTGAATTTTACGCTCAACACCATGTCGCTCTTGGGCTTGTCTTTGGCGGTCGGGATATTGATCGACGATGCGATCGTCGTCATCGAAAATATCGTGCGGCATCTGCAAATGGGCAAGGAGAAATATACTGCGGCGGCGGAAGGAACATCTGAAATCAGTCTGGCGATTACGGCTACGACATTTAGCTTAGTTGCCGTATTTTTGCCGGTTGGAATGATGACCGGCGTCATCGGACAGTTTCTAAAGCAATTCGGCATTACGGTTGCGGTCAGCGTGTTGGTATCTCTATTTGTCGCATTTACGCTGACGCCGATGCTGTCGGCTAATTATCTAAACCGTCGTCCGGAAAGAGGACAGAGCTGGTTTGATGAGAAGTGGAATCGCTGGGATGCCATCCTGGAACGTTGGACGAAAAAGTACGGCGAATGGCTCGCTTTATGCCTCGAACATCGTAAAAAGGTCATGCTTTTGGTTGCTCTGCTTTTGTTGGGCAGCTTGTCGCTGACTCCTCTTTTGGGAACCGGCTTTATGCCGGATTCGGACAGTGCGGAAATTACGATTGCTGCCGATGTTGACGCGGGAATGAGTCCGCAGTCCGCGGGAGCGATTGCGGATCAGATTTCTTCAATCGCGCGTGAATTGCCGGAAGTTCTGCTCACCTATAGCGTGGCACAAAGCGACAGTCTCTCGATTCTCGTCAAACTGACGCCAAAAGGGCAACGCAAGGCGACGGATGCGCAGATTGTCTCTTTATTGCGCGAAAAGCTGCGGGACATTCCTGCGGCGCAGATCAGCGTTTCGAAAAAATCGGGTATGAGTGAAGGAAAGCCGATATCGCTTGTGATTCAGGGAGAATCGTTGAGCACGCTGGTCGATCTTGCCGATCAGGTGGAAGGAATCGTTGCCGGCGTACCTGGAGCTGTTGATGTTTCGTCCAGTTACCAGACCGGCAAGCCGGATGCGCAACTGGTGACGAACAGAGAAAAGGCAGCCGCGCTTGGCGTGTCGACTTCAAATATTGCAACAACACTCTCGACGATGTTTACCGGAACTGTAATCAACCAATATAAAGATGACAACGACTCGTTTGACGTACGACTGATTTTAGCGCCGGAAGATCGCAAAACGTTGTCGGCTGTCGATAGTATTTATCTGGGCAGCTCTTATAATGACAGCAGCGGCGAAACGGTGATGGTGCCGTTATCGCAAGTAACGAATACGGTATATTCGACGAGTCCGACCAGCATTAATCGTTATGACCGCTTGGATCAAATTACGATTTCGGCCAACTTGCGCAATGTTTCATTGGGCGATTTCAACACTGCGTTGGATAAAAAGTTAGCGCAGGTTGCGTTGCCGACCGGATATAAATTTGTGACTACCGGTGAATCACAGCGTATGGGCGATGCGTTTTCCGGCGTTGTCTTGGCTCTGTCGATGGCGGTTCTCTTTATCTTTTTCGTACTGGCGGCGCAGTTTGAAAGTTATGTCGATCCCTTTTCCATCATGCTGGCATTGCCGCTGGCCATCATCGGAGCGATTGTCGGCTTGCTGTTAGGGCACAGTAGTCTAAACATGATGTCGCTGATTGGGATCATTATGTTGATGGGCCTTGTGACAAAGAATGCCATTTTGCTGCTTGACTTTGCAAAGCAACAGATTGAGCAGGGGGTGGCGCGTAATCAGGCACTTATAGAAGCGGCTGTCGTAAGGCTCCGACCCATTATGATGACGACTGTCGCCATGATAGCAGGCATGCTGCCGCTCGCTTTTGGCGTCGGACCGGGAGCTGAAAGCCGCTCCCCGATGGCGCACGCGATTATCGGCGGATTGATAACATCGACGTTGCTGACGCTGGTGGTTGTTCCGATCATGTATACGTTCCTCGACGATCTCAGGCAACGTATTTATAAGAAGAGCGGAAAGGTATAAAGAAAGAATCCCCTGTACGGTTTTGTAATCCGTACAGGGGATTCTTCTCTAGTGATTGTAGTTTAACCGACCTTCTCTTCGGAAACGGAAGCGCGATTCTTTTGAGCGGCTTTTTTTGCTTTATGGCCGAGATAGAGGCAAAAAAGCCAAAGCGGTGCGATGTACAAGGAAAAAACCATATCCGGCATCAAGGCCATGATGCAAACGACGGCAACTAAAAAGGCCAGACTGAGGTAAGTGGAAAGTGGGTAAAGAGGCATTTTA from Azotosporobacter soli includes:
- a CDS encoding efflux RND transporter periplasmic adaptor subunit, whose product is MKKINYKYWILPAVLFIVLALLIKSNVIYGKEAKSNDSGTDVSVKVITAQYGAAVPQLKLSGSIEGKTSAAISAKIAGRIEQVLVKQGQHVRAGEVLVRLESVELANSLRTAQQAVKKAQIEYELQINDYQRYKTLYEQHAVAKQTLDSYDAKLRTAQADLASAIASQSSAEQQYEYGKITAPVDGVVANLTATVGQVVAAGTSLMSVQDISEVYAIVNVEQKDLAKVAIGQAAAVTVDTYADKIFSGTIDTINPEAGSANRMFSTKIKIENPAGLLKAGMFVKAQLATGAAVDVITVPQAAVMQKQGLYYLFTAEENKAIRHQIEVGEVNGDMIQIKSGIVAGVRVIASNVNKLKNGDSIRCEE
- a CDS encoding efflux RND transporter permease subunit, with the translated sequence MNLTSISLKRPVFATVIILALVVLGLFSYHSLDVDEYPNVEIPVVGITVKYNGASPEQIESKVTKKVEEAVSSVSGVDHISSTITEGQSLTIVEFTLETSPATAAQDVRDKIGSVVGELPTDSETPVISRFDPSATPIISLTLTGDQSLRELTTLVNDVISKRLETVGGVASVKIKGATEREIKINLDRDKIAAYKLTIPQIKSSLSSENIDTPGGKVTDGKHETTVRSVGAITDPKQFLALPIAQRNGVQLYVSNIASVEDGTVDATEITKLNDQEAIGIEVMKQSGGNTVAVAKNVKKEVEKIKKDLPAGVELKVIRDNSVTISDSINDVLLNIIIGGVLAVGIVFLFLGNWRSTLIAAIAIPTSIITTFLAMKALNFTLNTMSLLGLSLAVGILIDDAIVVIENIVRHLQMGKEKYTAAAEGTSEISLAITATTFSLVAVFLPVGMMTGVIGQFLKQFGITVAVSVLVSLFVAFTLTPMLSANYLNRRPERGQSWFDEKWNRWDAILERWTKKYGEWLALCLEHRKKVMLLVALLLLGSLSLTPLLGTGFMPDSDSAEITIAADVDAGMSPQSAGAIADQISSIARELPEVLLTYSVAQSDSLSILVKLTPKGQRKATDAQIVSLLREKLRDIPAAQISVSKKSGMSEGKPISLVIQGESLSTLVDLADQVEGIVAGVPGAVDVSSSYQTGKPDAQLVTNREKAAALGVSTSNIATTLSTMFTGTVINQYKDDNDSFDVRLILAPEDRKTLSAVDSIYLGSSYNDSSGETVMVPLSQVTNTVYSTSPTSINRYDRLDQITISANLRNVSLGDFNTALDKKLAQVALPTGYKFVTTGESQRMGDAFSGVVLALSMAVLFIFFVLAAQFESYVDPFSIMLALPLAIIGAIVGLLLGHSSLNMMSLIGIIMLMGLVTKNAILLLDFAKQQIEQGVARNQALIEAAVVRLRPIMMTTVAMIAGMLPLAFGVGPGAESRSPMAHAIIGGLITSTLLTLVVVPIMYTFLDDLRQRIYKKSGKV